From Syntrophales bacterium:
CGATGTAACTGGGTTGTCAATAAATGTCGCCCGTTCCTCGCAATGACACCTAACTGGAAACCATAATTATTTAGAGAGGTTTTTTACATTTATTTTTCATTATTTAAAGGAGGGTTTTAATAATGGCACAAGAAAAAACATACCCAAGATGGGTTCCCTTACTGTGCGGGTTAATAGGCAGTACCACGTGCGGTATGCTTTTGTACGCGTGGAGCGTGTTTATCAAGCCGTTGAACGCGGAGTTTGGATGGAGCAGAGCCGAGATCGCCCTGGCGTTCGCCATCTGCTGTCTTGTATTCGGGTTAGTGACGTTTCCTGCAGGGCGGTGGAGTGACAAGTACGGTCCGAAGCCCGTTGTTATAACGGGCGGCATCATTCTTTGCATCGGCTTTATATTGTCGGGGTTCATTCAGTCGAAGGTTCAGCTTTATATCACGTATGGTCTCTTTGCCGGTCTCGGCGGCGGGATGATTTACTTGCCGCCCATTGCGAATGCCCCCAAGTGGTGGCCCGACAGGAGGGCTCTGGCCACGGGGTTTGCGGTGGTCGGTCTGGGTCTCGGTTCGTTCCTGATGGGGCCTCTGGCCACGTGGATCATTACGAATCCTGAGATGGGCTGGCGCTATGTCTTCTGGTATTGCGGTATCGCCATGGGAATCATGGCGGTTGTAGCCGGTTTTTTTCTGAAGGTTCCCCCGGCCGGCTACAAGCCGGAAGGATGGTCGCCTCCTGCTCCTGCCGCGGGTGCGGCTGCTTCCACGTCGACCCGTGACTTTACGCACGATGAGGCTATAAAGGATACCAAGTTCTGGCTTCTGTATGCGGCTTATTTCTGCGGTTCCTTTGCGGGACTCATGACCATCGGCCACCTTGCCGGTTTTGGAAGGGATCAGGGTCTGACGGCTATGGCGGCTGCCGGCGCGGTGAGTTCTCTCGCCTTTACCAATGCGGCGACAAGGATCCTTTCCGGCTGGTTTGTGGATCTTATCGGCATCAGGGTTTATTTTGCCGCGCTGTTTGCCCTGCAGACGGGGGCGATGATCTTCATTTTCCAGTTCGGCGGCAGCGTCTACGGGTTGGCGGCTATTGCTATGCTCGTCGGCTGGAACTACGGCGCCATGTTTACCCTGTTCCCGGCCACGTGTGGGCAGTTCTATGGTATGACGGCCCAGGGGAGCAACTACGGCCTTCTGTTTACGGCGTGGGGTCTTGCC
This genomic window contains:
- a CDS encoding OFA family MFS transporter, with amino-acid sequence MAQEKTYPRWVPLLCGLIGSTTCGMLLYAWSVFIKPLNAEFGWSRAEIALAFAICCLVFGLVTFPAGRWSDKYGPKPVVITGGIILCIGFILSGFIQSKVQLYITYGLFAGLGGGMIYLPPIANAPKWWPDRRALATGFAVVGLGLGSFLMGPLATWIITNPEMGWRYVFWYCGIAMGIMAVVAGFFLKVPPAGYKPEGWSPPAPAAGAAASTSTRDFTHDEAIKDTKFWLLYAAYFCGSFAGLMTIGHLAGFGRDQGLTAMAAAGAVSSLAFTNAATRILSGWFVDLIGIRVYFAALFALQTGAMIFIFQFGGSVYGLAAIAMLVGWNYGAMFTLFPATCGQFYGMTAQGSNYGLLFTAWGLAGFAGPMTGGYLKDMTGTYYAPFLVAAAFCALGTVILFTTKPPVKKSA